The following proteins come from a genomic window of Streptococcus oralis:
- a CDS encoding helix-turn-helix transcriptional regulator gives MNRVKEFRKELGISQLELAKDIGVSRQTINMIENDKYNPTLELCLNLARSLQTDLNSLFWEDDF, from the coding sequence ATGAATCGTGTCAAAGAATTCCGCAAGGAACTGGGTATTTCCCAACTCGAGCTCGCCAAAGATATCGGTGTCTCGAGACAGACCATCAACATGATTGAAAACGACAAGTACAATCCAACTTTGGAACTTTGTCTCAATCTCGCCCGTAGCCTCCAAACTGACCTCAACAGTCTCTTTTGGGAAGACGATTTTTAA
- the rsmH gene encoding 16S rRNA (cytosine(1402)-N(4))-methyltransferase RsmH → MTKEFHHVTVLLHETIDMLDVKPDGIYVDATLGGAGHSEYLLSKLSEKGHLYAFDQDQNAIDNAQKRLAPYIEKGMVTFIKDNFRHLQARLQEAGVQEIDGICYDLGVSSPQLDQRERGFSYKKDAPLDMRMNQEASLTAYEVVNHYDYHDLVRIFFKYGEDKFSKQIARKIEQAREVKPIETTTELAEIIKSAKPAKELKKKGHPAKQIFQAIRIEVNDELGAADESIQQAMDMLALDGRISVITFHSLEDRLTKQLFKEASTVEVPKGLPFIPDDLKPKMELVSRKPILPSAEELEANNRSHSAKLRVARKIHK, encoded by the coding sequence ATGACAAAAGAATTTCATCATGTAACGGTCTTGCTTCATGAAACGATTGATATGCTTGACGTAAAACCTGACGGTATCTACGTGGATGCGACTTTGGGTGGAGCAGGCCATAGCGAATATTTATTAAGTAAATTGAGCGAAAAAGGGCATCTCTATGCTTTTGACCAGGACCAGAATGCTATTGACAATGCGCAAAAACGTTTGGCACCCTATATCGAAAAGGGGATGGTAACCTTTATCAAGGATAACTTCCGTCATTTGCAGGCACGTTTGCAAGAGGCTGGTGTCCAGGAAATTGATGGAATTTGTTATGACTTGGGAGTGTCCAGTCCTCAGCTGGATCAGCGTGAGCGTGGCTTTTCTTATAAAAAGGATGCGCCACTGGATATGCGGATGAATCAGGAAGCTAGTTTGACGGCCTATGAGGTGGTCAATCATTATGACTATCATGACTTGGTTCGGATCTTTTTCAAGTATGGGGAGGATAAGTTTTCTAAACAGATTGCCCGCAAGATTGAGCAAGCACGTGAGGTGAAACCAATTGAGACAACGACAGAGTTGGCAGAGATTATCAAGTCGGCCAAGCCTGCCAAGGAGCTCAAGAAAAAGGGACACCCTGCCAAGCAGATTTTCCAGGCTATCCGAATCGAAGTCAATGATGAGCTAGGGGCAGCAGACGAATCCATCCAGCAGGCCATGGACATGCTGGCTCTGGATGGGAGAATCTCAGTCATTACCTTCCATTCGCTGGAAGACCGCTTGACCAAGCAGTTGTTTAAGGAGGCTTCAACAGTGGAAGTTCCCAAAGGCTTGCCCTTCATTCCAGATGATCTTAAGCCTAAGATGGAATTGGTATCCCGCAAACCAATCTTGCCAAGTGCCGAAGAGCTAGAAGCCAACAATCGTTCGCATTCAGCCAAGTTGCGCGTGGCTAGAAAAATTCACAAGTAA
- a CDS encoding SIALI-17 repeat-containing surface protein: MKKHFWEKSCRYSIRKLTVGTASVLLGAVFLVNHTVAADSVEVKQTEPTSVEAITKPDSEPKAAEATETTKPSLAESPVVSENKPAEETQTTNSQASEEAIVEAKENKEPEKADQPVTKQENYQLNYDQPTAPSYDGWEKQALPVGNGEMGAKVFGLIGEERIQYNEKTLWSGGPQPDSTDYNGGNYKDRYKVLAEIRKALEAGDRQKAKQLAEQNLVGPNNAQYGRYLAFGDIFMVFNNQKKGLDTVTDYHRGLDITEATTTTSYTQDGTTFKRETFSSYPDDITVTYLTKKGNKTLDFTLWNSLTEDLLANGNYSWEYSNYKNGHVTTDANGILLKGTVKDNGLQFASYLGIKTDGKVTVQDETLTVTGASYATLYLSAKTNFAQNPKTNYRKDIDLEKTVKGIVEAAKAKDYETLKKAHIKDYQSLFNRVKLNLGGTKTTQTTKEALQGYNPEKGQKLEELFFQYGRYLLISSSRDRTDALPANLQGVWNAVDNPPWNADYHLNVNLQMNYWPAYMSNLAETAKPMINYIDDMRYYGRIAAKEYAGIESKDGQENGWLVHTQATPFGWTTPGWNYYWGWSPAANAWMMQNVYDYYKFTKDETYLKEKIYPMLKETAKFWNSFLHYDQASDRWVSSPSYSPEHGTITIGNTFDQSLVWQLFHDYMEVANHLNVDKDLVTEVKAKFDKLKPLHINKEGRIKEWYEEDSPQFTNEGIENHHRHVSHLVGLFPGTLFSKDQAEYLEAARATLNHRGDGGTGWSKANKINLWARLLDGNRAHRLLAEQLKYSTLENLWDTHAPFQIDGNFGATSGMAEMLLQSHTGYIAPLPALPDAWKDGQVSGLVARGNFEVSMKWKDKNLQSLSFLSNVGGDLVVDYPNIEASQIKVNGKPVKATILKDNRIQLATQKGDVITFEHFPGRVTSLTAVRQNGVTAELTFNQVEGATHYVIQRQVKDETGQTSATREFVTNQTHFIDRSLNPQLAYTYTVKAMLGEVSTQVSEQATVETYSELMDDRDSRIQYGAAFGNWADSELFGGTEKFADLSKGDYTDEDLTATIPFTGVGIEIYGLKSSELGLATAKIDGKEVGELDFHTAGATEKGSLIGRFAGLSDGPHTLTLSVKREHKGRGSERSKISLDYFKILAGTGNTIEKIDDRDSRIQYGAQFKDWSDPELYGGTEKYADINNSDSSAASEAQATISFTGTGIRIFGLKSLALGRARVTLDGKEMPSLDFYTSGATEKRAFIGEFTNLTDGPHTLTLQVDPDSPEGRKKISLDSFDIIKAPAVGIDSPSIAPLKENDKTISLSLPAGDWEAIAVTFPGVKDPLVLRKVDETHLVTSGDQTILSIQDNQVQIPIPDETNRKAGNAIEAYTIQGNTTSSPIVAVFTKKDEKKVDESQPTTSKGEEPAPTVEIPEYTKPIGTAGQEVPPTVEKPEYTEPIGTAGQEESPTVEKPEYTEPIGTAGQEEAPTVEKPEYTKPIGTAGQEETPTVEKPEYTKPIGTSGDQAAPSLSLPDYPVQVLKDKETGVEFIGGASDLEGISHVSSRRVLAQELFGKTYDAYDLQLKNPTNHSLQPKGSVLVRLPISASVENIYYITPTKELQALDFTVQDGKAEFITSHFSTYAVVYQAAGTTPSTDEKPSTSDAETLAHEAEQLSASPIPAKTGNHSPKEELPATGEASNPLLFLAGLSLALTGTFMLKGRKDDSN, from the coding sequence ATGAAAAAACACTTTTGGGAGAAATCCTGTCGCTATAGCATCCGCAAGCTGACGGTTGGGACTGCTTCTGTTTTACTGGGGGCTGTTTTTCTAGTCAACCATACTGTAGCTGCAGACAGTGTTGAGGTCAAGCAAACTGAACCAACCTCTGTCGAAGCTATCACTAAGCCTGATAGTGAACCCAAAGCTGCTGAAGCTACTGAAACTACAAAACCGTCTCTAGCCGAGAGTCCAGTAGTTTCCGAAAACAAGCCAGCTGAGGAGACTCAGACGACAAATAGTCAAGCTAGTGAAGAAGCCATTGTAGAAGCTAAAGAAAATAAGGAACCTGAAAAAGCAGACCAACCTGTGACAAAACAAGAAAACTATCAACTCAACTACGATCAACCAACAGCTCCCTCCTATGATGGATGGGAAAAACAAGCCCTCCCTGTCGGAAATGGAGAAATGGGAGCCAAGGTTTTCGGACTCATTGGGGAAGAGAGAATCCAGTACAACGAAAAGACCCTCTGGTCAGGAGGGCCACAACCCGATAGCACCGACTATAACGGAGGAAACTACAAGGATCGCTACAAGGTTTTAGCAGAGATACGTAAAGCCCTCGAAGCTGGCGACCGCCAAAAAGCAAAACAGCTCGCTGAACAAAATCTAGTTGGACCAAACAACGCCCAGTATGGACGTTACCTAGCCTTTGGAGATATCTTCATGGTCTTTAATAACCAGAAGAAAGGGTTAGATACTGTAACAGATTATCATCGTGGTTTGGATATCACTGAAGCCACTACGACCACTTCTTACACCCAAGATGGGACGACTTTCAAACGCGAAACCTTCTCCAGTTATCCTGATGATATCACTGTGACCTACTTGACCAAAAAAGGAAACAAGACACTTGACTTTACCCTTTGGAACAGTTTGACAGAAGACTTGCTTGCTAATGGCAACTACTCTTGGGAATATTCTAACTATAAGAATGGTCATGTCACTACAGATGCAAACGGAATCCTTCTAAAGGGAACTGTCAAAGATAACGGCCTTCAATTTGCATCCTATCTAGGAATTAAAACGGACGGAAAGGTGACTGTTCAGGACGAAACTCTAACCGTTACAGGCGCAAGTTATGCGACCCTCTATCTCAGTGCCAAGACTAACTTTGCTCAGAATCCAAAAACCAACTATCGAAAAGACATTGACCTCGAAAAAACAGTTAAAGGGATTGTCGAAGCAGCTAAGGCCAAAGACTACGAGACACTGAAAAAGGCCCATATCAAGGACTATCAAAGTCTCTTTAACCGCGTTAAACTAAATCTAGGCGGAACCAAGACTACTCAAACGACAAAAGAGGCCCTTCAAGGCTATAACCCAGAAAAAGGGCAAAAATTGGAAGAACTCTTCTTCCAATATGGCCGATATCTACTCATCAGTTCGTCTCGTGATCGGACAGATGCTCTTCCTGCCAACCTCCAAGGAGTCTGGAACGCTGTAGACAATCCACCTTGGAACGCTGACTACCACCTCAATGTCAATTTGCAAATGAACTATTGGCCAGCTTACATGAGCAACCTTGCTGAAACTGCCAAGCCAATGATCAATTACATTGATGACATGCGCTATTATGGCCGTATCGCTGCCAAGGAATACGCAGGTATCGAATCCAAAGACGGACAAGAAAATGGTTGGCTGGTCCACACCCAGGCGACACCATTTGGCTGGACTACTCCAGGCTGGAATTACTATTGGGGTTGGTCTCCAGCAGCCAACGCTTGGATGATGCAGAATGTCTATGACTACTACAAATTCACCAAGGATGAGACCTATCTCAAAGAAAAGATCTATCCTATGTTGAAAGAGACTGCCAAGTTCTGGAACTCCTTCTTGCACTATGACCAGGCCAGTGACCGTTGGGTGTCTTCTCCATCCTACTCACCAGAACACGGTACCATCACCATCGGAAATACCTTTGACCAATCGCTAGTCTGGCAGCTATTCCACGACTACATGGAAGTTGCCAACCATCTGAATGTCGACAAAGACTTAGTCACAGAGGTCAAGGCTAAATTTGACAAACTTAAACCACTTCACATCAATAAAGAGGGCCGTATCAAAGAATGGTACGAAGAAGACAGTCCGCAATTCACCAATGAAGGGATTGAAAATCACCACCGCCACGTTTCCCATCTAGTTGGTCTCTTCCCAGGTACGCTCTTTAGCAAGGACCAGGCTGAATACCTAGAGGCTGCGCGTGCTACCTTGAATCACCGTGGAGATGGGGGGACTGGTTGGTCTAAGGCCAATAAAATCAACCTCTGGGCTCGTCTGCTGGACGGTAACCGTGCCCATCGCTTACTCGCTGAACAGCTCAAGTACTCAACTCTAGAAAACCTTTGGGATACCCACGCGCCTTTCCAAATCGACGGAAACTTTGGAGCGACCAGTGGGATGGCAGAAATGCTTCTCCAATCACACACTGGCTATATTGCACCATTGCCAGCCCTTCCAGATGCATGGAAAGACGGTCAAGTTTCTGGCTTGGTTGCCCGTGGTAACTTTGAAGTCAGCATGAAGTGGAAAGATAAAAACCTGCAAAGCTTGTCCTTCCTTTCAAATGTCGGTGGAGACCTGGTTGTAGATTATCCAAATATCGAAGCTAGCCAAATCAAGGTCAATGGCAAACCAGTCAAGGCAACGATCCTTAAAGATAATCGTATCCAGCTTGCAACGCAAAAAGGTGACGTCATTACCTTTGAACATTTCCCTGGCCGTGTGACCAGTCTGACAGCCGTTCGACAAAATGGAGTCACTGCCGAACTTACCTTCAACCAAGTAGAAGGCGCTACCCACTATGTCATCCAAAGACAAGTGAAAGACGAAACTGGCCAAACCTCTGCGACCAGAGAATTTGTAACCAATCAAACCCACTTTATTGACCGATCACTAAATCCTCAACTCGCCTATACTTATACTGTCAAGGCTATGCTGGGCGAAGTTTCCACACAAGTTTCTGAACAGGCCACTGTCGAAACCTATAGCGAGTTGATGGACGACCGAGATAGCCGCATCCAGTACGGAGCTGCCTTTGGAAACTGGGCAGACTCAGAATTATTTGGAGGAACAGAGAAATTTGCTGACCTTTCAAAAGGAGACTACACAGACGAAGATCTCACTGCTACCATTCCTTTCACTGGCGTTGGTATCGAAATCTATGGACTGAAATCGTCTGAACTAGGTCTTGCCACTGCTAAAATTGATGGCAAAGAAGTCGGGGAGCTTGACTTCCATACTGCTGGAGCAACTGAAAAAGGTAGTCTCATTGGTCGCTTCGCAGGACTATCTGACGGACCTCACACATTGACTCTTAGTGTTAAACGTGAGCACAAAGGACGTGGTAGTGAGCGCTCGAAAATTTCATTAGACTACTTCAAGATCCTAGCAGGAACAGGCAATACGATTGAAAAAATAGATGATCGCGATTCGCGCATCCAGTATGGTGCCCAGTTTAAGGACTGGTCTGACCCTGAACTCTACGGAGGTACGGAAAAATACGCTGATATTAACAACAGCGACTCTAGTGCAGCTTCAGAAGCTCAGGCAACTATTTCCTTTACAGGGACGGGTATTCGTATCTTTGGCTTAAAGAGCCTCGCTCTTGGACGAGCACGTGTTACACTAGATGGCAAAGAAATGCCAAGTCTAGACTTCTACACTTCAGGTGCAACTGAAAAGAGAGCTTTTATTGGCGAATTTACAAATCTCACTGACGGTCCGCATACCCTGACATTACAAGTTGATCCAGATTCGCCAGAAGGTCGCAAGAAAATCTCTCTAGACTCCTTTGATATCATCAAAGCTCCTGCTGTTGGTATAGATAGCCCGAGCATTGCGCCTCTTAAGGAAAATGACAAAACCATTTCCTTAAGCCTACCAGCTGGAGATTGGGAAGCCATCGCAGTGACCTTCCCAGGAGTCAAAGATCCTCTAGTTTTGCGTAAGGTGGATGAAACGCATCTGGTTACCAGTGGGGATCAGACTATCCTATCAATCCAAGACAATCAAGTTCAAATCCCAATCCCTGACGAAACCAATCGCAAAGCTGGAAATGCCATTGAAGCTTATACCATTCAAGGAAATACCACAAGCAGCCCTATCGTGGCCGTCTTTACTAAAAAGGATGAGAAAAAGGTTGACGAGAGTCAGCCAACTACAAGCAAGGGAGAGGAACCAGCTCCTACTGTTGAAATTCCTGAATACACTAAACCTATCGGGACTGCAGGGCAAGAAGTGCCACCCACTGTAGAAAAGCCTGAATACACCGAACCTATCGGAACGGCGGGGCAAGAAGAGTCTCCTACTGTAGAAAAGCCTGAATACACCGAACCTATCGGAACAGCAGGTCAAGAGGAAGCACCTACTGTTGAAAAACCTGAATACACCAAACCTATCGGAACAGCAGGTCAAGAGGAAACTCCTACTGTTGAAAAACCTGAATACACTAAACCTATCGGAACTAGCGGAGATCAGGCCGCTCCAAGCCTTAGCCTTCCTGACTATCCAGTTCAAGTCTTAAAAGATAAGGAGACTGGAGTAGAATTCATCGGTGGAGCCAGCGACTTAGAAGGAATTTCTCACGTTTCTAGCCGACGTGTCCTAGCTCAGGAACTCTTTGGCAAGACCTATGATGCTTACGACCTACAACTGAAAAATCCAACCAATCATAGCTTGCAGCCAAAAGGCTCTGTCTTGGTTCGCTTGCCTATTTCAGCTAGCGTAGAAAACATCTACTACATCACTCCGACCAAGGAGTTGCAAGCCCTTGATTTCACCGTTCAAGACGGAAAGGCAGAATTCATCACTAGTCATTTCAGTACCTATGCTGTCGTCTATCAAGCTGCTGGAACAACCCCTAGTACAGATGAAAAACCAAGTACTTCAGATGCAGAAACCTTGGCACACGAGGCCGAACAACTTTCAGCTAGTCCGATCCCTGCGAAAACTGGAAATCATTCTCCTAAAGAAGAACTTCCAGCAACAGGAGAAGCGTCCAACCCACTCCTCTTCTTAGCAGGACTCAGCCTAGCCCTTACAGGCACTTTTATGTTAAAAGGAAGAAAGGATGACTCCAACTAA
- the mraY gene encoding phospho-N-acetylmuramoyl-pentapeptide-transferase — MISSISAGVLAFLLTLIGIPAFIRFYRKAQITGQQMHEDVKQHQAKAGTPTMGGLVFLIVAVVVSFLVALFTQQLTNNVGMILFILVLYGLVGFLDDFLKVFRKINEGLNPKQKLALQLLGGVIFYLFYERGGDMLSVFGYQVHLGIFYIFFALFWLVGFSNAVNLTDGIDGLASISVVISLSAYGVIAYMQNQLDILLVILAMIGGLLGFFVFNHKPAKVFMGDVGSLALGGMLAAISMALHQEWTLLLIGIIYVFETSSVMMQVTYFKLSGGKRIFRMTPVHHHFELGGFSGKGNPWSEWKVDFFFWGVGLLASLLTLAFLYLL, encoded by the coding sequence ATGATTAGTTCCATTAGTGCTGGAGTTCTAGCCTTTCTATTGACCTTGATAGGTATTCCAGCCTTTATCCGATTTTATCGAAAAGCACAGATTACAGGTCAGCAGATGCACGAGGATGTCAAGCAACACCAAGCTAAAGCTGGGACTCCAACCATGGGAGGTCTTGTCTTCCTGATCGTTGCAGTTGTTGTGAGCTTCCTTGTCGCTCTCTTTACCCAACAATTGACCAACAATGTCGGCATGATTTTGTTTATCTTGGTTTTGTATGGTTTGGTAGGTTTTTTGGATGATTTCCTCAAGGTCTTTCGTAAGATTAACGAAGGCTTAAATCCCAAGCAAAAGCTTGCTCTCCAGCTCCTTGGAGGAGTGATTTTCTACCTCTTTTATGAGCGTGGTGGCGACATGCTTTCAGTCTTTGGCTACCAAGTTCATCTAGGCATTTTCTATATTTTCTTTGCCCTTTTCTGGCTAGTTGGCTTTTCAAATGCGGTGAATCTGACGGACGGGATTGACGGCTTAGCAAGTATTTCCGTAGTGATTAGCTTATCGGCCTACGGTGTGATTGCTTATATGCAAAATCAACTGGATATCCTTCTTGTGATTCTTGCCATGATTGGTGGTTTATTAGGCTTCTTCGTCTTTAACCACAAGCCTGCCAAGGTTTTCATGGGAGATGTGGGAAGTTTGGCTCTAGGTGGGATGCTGGCAGCAATCTCTATGGCTCTCCACCAAGAATGGACCCTTTTGCTGATTGGGATTATCTATGTCTTTGAGACAAGCTCTGTTATGATGCAGGTTACCTACTTCAAACTCAGTGGTGGAAAGCGTATTTTCCGTATGACGCCTGTCCACCACCATTTTGAACTTGGAGGATTCTCAGGCAAGGGCAATCCTTGGAGCGAGTGGAAGGTTGACTTCTTCTTTTGGGGAGTTGGGCTTCTAGCAAGTCTCTTGACCTTAGCCTTTTTATACCTACTGTAA
- the pbp2X gene encoding penicillin-binding protein PBP2X, which yields MKHWKEKIIRYAVRNRKSPEENRRRVGKSLSLLAVILFAVFLVNFAVIIGTGKKFGKDLVQEANKVHQTTKTIPAKRGTIYDRNGTPIAEDATSYNIYAVIDKTYKSATGKILYVEDSQFNKVAEIFHKYLDMEESYVKEQLSQPDLKQVSFGTKGNGITYANMMAIKNDLKTAGVEGVDFTTSPNRSYPNGQFASSFIGLAQLHENEDGTKRLIGTSGLESSLNNILAGTDGIITYEKDRLGNIVPGTEQASQHMVDGKDVYTTLSSPLQSFMETQMDAFQEKVKGKYMTATLVSAKTGEILATTQRPTFNADTKDGITKDFVWRDILYQSNYEPGSAMKVMTLASSIDNNTFPSGEYFNSSELKIADATIRDWDVNDGLTTGGMMTFSQGFAHSSNVGMSLLEQKMGDATWLDYLNRFKFGVPTRFGLTDEYTGQLPADNIVNIAMSAFGQGISVTQTQMLRAFTAIANDGVMLEPKFISALYDPNDQSVRKSQKEIVGNPVSKAAASSTRDHMVMVGTDPVYGTMYNHSTGKPNVNVPGQNVALKSGTAQIADEKNGGYLTGETNYIFSVVSMHPAENPDFILYVTVQQPEHYSGVQLGEFANPILERASATKESLNLQSTAKSLDQVSKTTSYTMPATKDFTPGDLAEELRRNLVQPIVIGTGTKIKELSVSEGDNLEANQQTLILSDKVEEMPDMYGWTDENVQTFAKWLNIEVEWEGSGKTVKKQSVRANTALKDLKKMKITLGD from the coding sequence ATGAAACATTGGAAAGAAAAAATCATCCGTTATGCCGTTCGTAATCGTAAATCTCCAGAAGAAAATCGTCGAAGAGTAGGAAAAAGCCTGAGTTTATTGGCTGTCATACTCTTCGCTGTCTTTTTGGTCAACTTTGCGGTCATTATCGGAACGGGTAAAAAATTTGGTAAGGACTTGGTTCAAGAAGCAAACAAGGTCCATCAAACAACCAAGACGATTCCTGCAAAACGAGGAACCATCTACGATCGTAATGGAACGCCTATTGCTGAGGATGCGACTTCGTATAATATCTATGCCGTTATTGACAAGACCTACAAGTCAGCAACAGGCAAAATTCTCTATGTAGAGGATTCTCAATTTAATAAGGTGGCTGAGATTTTCCATAAATACCTAGATATGGAAGAGTCTTATGTCAAAGAACAGCTTTCTCAACCAGATCTAAAACAGGTATCCTTTGGTACCAAGGGAAATGGGATCACCTATGCCAATATGATGGCTATTAAAAATGACCTCAAAACTGCTGGCGTTGAGGGAGTTGACTTCACAACTAGCCCTAACCGTAGTTATCCCAATGGACAGTTTGCTTCTTCCTTTATCGGTTTAGCGCAACTCCATGAAAATGAGGATGGGACCAAACGTTTGATTGGGACATCTGGATTGGAGAGTTCTTTAAATAACATTCTGGCGGGTACAGATGGGATTATCACCTATGAGAAGGATCGTCTGGGAAATATTGTTCCGGGTACGGAGCAGGCTTCCCAACACATGGTAGACGGAAAGGATGTTTACACAACCCTTTCTAGTCCTTTGCAATCCTTTATGGAAACCCAGATGGATGCCTTCCAGGAAAAGGTAAAAGGCAAGTATATGACGGCTACCTTGGTCAGCGCTAAAACAGGGGAAATCCTCGCTACGACCCAACGTCCGACCTTCAATGCCGATACCAAGGATGGCATCACAAAAGACTTTGTCTGGCGAGATATTCTTTATCAAAGTAACTATGAACCAGGATCAGCCATGAAGGTTATGACGTTAGCTTCTTCTATTGATAATAATACCTTCCCAAGTGGAGAATACTTTAACAGTAGTGAATTGAAAATAGCTGACGCGACCATTCGAGATTGGGATGTTAATGATGGTTTGACTACTGGTGGGATGATGACTTTCTCACAAGGTTTCGCTCACTCCAGTAATGTTGGAATGAGTCTACTTGAACAAAAAATGGGAGATGCTACTTGGTTGGATTATCTAAACCGCTTTAAGTTTGGAGTGCCGACGCGTTTTGGTCTGACTGATGAGTACACAGGTCAATTGCCTGCAGATAATATTGTCAATATTGCCATGAGTGCATTTGGTCAGGGGATTTCTGTAACGCAGACCCAGATGCTACGTGCCTTTACAGCCATCGCCAATGATGGGGTTATGTTGGAGCCTAAATTTATCAGCGCCCTCTATGACCCGAATGACCAGTCTGTTCGTAAGTCTCAAAAGGAAATCGTCGGAAATCCTGTATCAAAAGCGGCAGCTTCCTCTACTCGGGATCACATGGTCATGGTCGGAACAGATCCTGTCTATGGTACCATGTACAACCACAGTACAGGAAAGCCAAATGTCAATGTTCCGGGGCAAAATGTCGCTCTGAAATCCGGGACTGCTCAGATTGCTGATGAGAAGAATGGGGGTTACCTGACAGGTGAAACCAACTATATCTTCTCTGTTGTGTCGATGCATCCTGCAGAAAATCCTGACTTTATCCTCTATGTAACGGTGCAACAGCCAGAGCATTATTCGGGTGTTCAGCTTGGGGAGTTTGCCAACCCAATCCTTGAGCGAGCTTCTGCCACGAAAGAGTCCCTCAATCTTCAGTCAACTGCCAAGAGCTTGGATCAGGTCAGCAAGACGACAAGCTATACCATGCCAGCTACCAAGGACTTTACTCCAGGAGACCTAGCAGAGGAATTGCGTCGTAACCTTGTCCAACCAATCGTTATCGGAACAGGAACCAAGATCAAGGAACTCTCGGTTTCTGAAGGAGATAATTTGGAAGCCAATCAGCAGACCTTGATCCTGTCAGATAAGGTCGAAGAAATGCCTGATATGTATGGCTGGACAGATGAAAATGTGCAAACATTTGCCAAATGGCTGAATATAGAAGTCGAGTGGGAAGGTAGTGGCAAAACGGTCAAGAAACAAAGTGTCCGTGCCAATACAGCCCTCAAAGACCTTAAAAAAATGAAAATAACTTTAGGAGATTAA
- a CDS encoding YneF family protein produces the protein MDLLLAIILIVLAFLGGALGGMYLVRKQIEKEFADNPRLNAEAVRALLSANGQKPSEAKVQQVYHQIIRQQKAALANNKKK, from the coding sequence ATGGATTTACTTTTAGCAATTATCTTGATTGTGCTAGCTTTTCTAGGAGGAGCTCTTGGAGGTATGTACTTGGTTCGTAAGCAAATTGAAAAAGAATTTGCGGACAACCCACGTTTGAATGCTGAGGCAGTTCGTGCTCTCTTGAGCGCAAATGGTCAAAAACCAAGCGAAGCCAAGGTACAACAAGTTTACCACCAAATCATCCGCCAACAAAAAGCAGCCCTTGCTAACAATAAAAAGAAATAA
- the ftsL gene encoding cell division protein FtsL, producing the protein MAERIEKTSQLLQTKFKGFSRVEKAFYVSIAATMIILAISVVFMQTKLLQVQNELTKVNAQIEEKKTELDDAKQEVNELIRSERLKEIANSKDLQLNNENIRAAE; encoded by the coding sequence ATGGCAGAAAGAATCGAAAAAACAAGTCAGTTATTGCAAACGAAGTTTAAAGGTTTTTCACGTGTGGAAAAGGCCTTCTATGTTTCGATTGCTGCAACAATGATTATCCTGGCAATTAGCGTTGTGTTTATGCAAACCAAGCTATTACAAGTTCAGAATGAATTGACCAAGGTCAATGCTCAAATCGAAGAAAAGAAAACTGAGCTAGACGATGCCAAGCAAGAGGTCAATGAATTGATTCGTTCAGAACGTTTGAAAGAGATTGCAAACTCCAAGGATTTGCAGCTGAATAACGAAAATATCCGAGCAGCGGAGTAA
- a CDS encoding DUF3278 domain-containing protein, translating into MKKETLTDKLIKRTYGISGPLDEHKRREVDRIGNQVFIVLFYLMIFGNLIPFVLAYKYPQIVAIGYPLVVFGISMVAALYVVSQTKKTGITAIDPEMLSKKESKQLHFPGLKAGLIYGIAIFFIMPLIDTLTSENPNFISSLLNSKHILKTILGAFFFGLMMQIVVSLRIRKAKKEQEDD; encoded by the coding sequence ATGAAAAAAGAAACTCTCACTGACAAACTTATCAAACGCACATACGGCATTTCCGGCCCCCTTGATGAACACAAACGGCGCGAGGTCGATCGTATCGGGAATCAAGTCTTTATCGTTCTCTTTTATCTGATGATATTTGGCAACCTCATCCCCTTTGTCCTTGCTTATAAATACCCGCAAATTGTCGCTATCGGCTATCCTCTCGTGGTGTTTGGCATTTCGATGGTAGCTGCCCTCTATGTGGTCTCTCAAACCAAGAAAACGGGCATCACAGCTATTGATCCCGAAATGTTAAGTAAGAAAGAAAGTAAACAACTGCATTTTCCTGGTCTAAAAGCCGGTCTAATCTACGGCATAGCGATATTTTTTATAATGCCACTCATCGATACCCTAACCAGTGAAAATCCAAATTTCATCAGTTCTCTTCTGAATTCAAAACATATTTTAAAAACTATACTGGGAGCGTTCTTTTTTGGACTGATGATGCAAATTGTTGTCTCTCTTCGCATTCGAAAAGCCAAGAAAGAGCAAGAAGACGACTAG